Proteins found in one Sporosarcina sp. FSL K6-3457 genomic segment:
- the putP gene encoding sodium/proline symporter PutP, giving the protein MSNEMYQLASIILYMGAMIFIGWYAFKRTSNLTDYMLGGRALGPAVTALSAGAADMSGWLLMGLPGAIYLNGLVEAWIAIGLTIGAYLNWVFVAPRLRVYTQVSSDSITIPSYLESRLKDNSRLLRIASGIIILIFFTFYVSSGMVAGGKFFLSSFGLNYHAGLLIVAGVVIFYTLFGGFLAVSYTDVVQGIIMFFALLLVPIVGVFITGGFGETAASIRAVDPQLLNFVSGASFLGILSAVAWGLGYFGQPHIIVRFMAISSHKEAKKARRIGIGWMFLSLFGAVATALVGIAYYQQNTNATLVDNETVFIVLGQIIFHPFIAGIMLAAVLAAVMSTISSQLIVSSSALVEDLYKTFMKKDATDKHYVFLGRMSVLAVSLIAIVLAWPNNESILSIVSFAWAGFGASFGPIILLSLYWRKLTTKGALWGMITGAVTVMIWGNIDVLKDNLYEIIPGFLLCLAVAVVVSNATYKKNNEIDKEFDAALKILGEDK; this is encoded by the coding sequence TTGTCAAATGAAATGTATCAATTAGCTTCTATCATATTGTACATGGGGGCAATGATTTTTATCGGCTGGTATGCTTTTAAGCGGACGTCTAATCTGACGGATTATATGCTTGGTGGGCGAGCGCTCGGGCCAGCTGTAACCGCTCTCAGTGCAGGTGCTGCCGATATGTCGGGCTGGTTGTTGATGGGATTGCCAGGTGCAATCTATCTCAATGGATTGGTCGAAGCTTGGATTGCTATCGGGTTAACAATCGGTGCATACTTGAACTGGGTGTTTGTTGCACCACGCCTTCGTGTCTACACACAAGTATCAAGTGATTCGATTACGATACCAAGTTATTTGGAAAGTCGATTAAAGGATAACTCACGTCTGTTACGGATTGCTTCTGGAATTATCATTCTTATTTTCTTTACGTTTTATGTATCATCAGGAATGGTTGCGGGCGGGAAGTTTTTCCTTAGCTCATTTGGTCTAAATTATCACGCAGGTCTGTTGATTGTCGCTGGAGTCGTTATCTTCTATACATTATTTGGTGGTTTTTTAGCGGTCAGTTATACAGATGTTGTGCAAGGAATTATTATGTTTTTTGCTCTTCTTCTCGTACCGATTGTAGGCGTTTTCATTACAGGTGGATTTGGGGAAACAGCGGCGAGTATTCGGGCTGTCGATCCACAGCTGTTGAATTTTGTTTCAGGTGCTTCATTCCTCGGTATATTGTCGGCAGTTGCTTGGGGGCTAGGTTATTTTGGTCAGCCGCATATCATCGTCCGCTTCATGGCAATTAGCTCACATAAAGAAGCGAAAAAAGCTCGACGTATCGGAATTGGCTGGATGTTTTTAAGTTTATTCGGTGCAGTTGCGACGGCGCTTGTAGGGATTGCTTACTACCAGCAAAATACGAATGCAACACTGGTAGATAATGAAACGGTATTTATCGTTCTTGGACAAATTATTTTCCATCCATTTATTGCCGGTATTATGCTTGCAGCTGTTCTTGCAGCGGTTATGAGTACGATATCTTCACAACTAATTGTATCGTCTTCCGCACTTGTTGAAGACTTATACAAAACGTTTATGAAGAAAGATGCGACAGATAAGCATTATGTTTTTTTAGGAAGAATGTCGGTGTTGGCAGTATCGCTAATTGCTATTGTTCTTGCTTGGCCGAACAATGAATCCATTTTGAGCATCGTATCGTTTGCATGGGCAGGATTTGGTGCTTCATTCGGTCCAATTATTTTGCTATCTCTTTACTGGCGTAAGCTGACAACAAAGGGTGCGCTATGGGGTATGATTACGGGTGCTGTTACAGTTATGATTTGGGGAAATATCGATGTATTGAAAGATAACCTTTATGAAATCATTCCTGGCTTCCTTCTTTGTCTAGCTGTTGCAGTTGTTGTGAGTAATGCTACTTATAAGAAAAATAATGAGATTGACAAAGAGTTTGATGCAGCATTGAAAATTCTTGGTGAGGATAAATAA
- a CDS encoding VOC family protein — protein MKLDHVVYFTNRTPDEWVAEQQSAVVGGRHEQWGTHNALMYVKNAYIEWLSVERQDIAEQVDHPLPRLLLHDLKEGEGWGTVCLSVEDIEQFNEEINNKGFSTSGVLSAQRRTATGQLRKWKMLFVDQPVSNELPYPFFIEWEDAEDIRFAKLREEGAITSANEQLEITECVFSVEDPLRETAEWAILLSQKVGDADDIALSNVLLKFVEHEGGKDRLTDVVIGQAN, from the coding sequence ATGAAACTGGATCACGTTGTTTATTTCACAAATCGAACACCAGATGAGTGGGTTGCGGAACAACAGTCTGCTGTTGTGGGTGGTCGCCATGAGCAATGGGGAACGCATAATGCGTTGATGTATGTAAAAAATGCTTATATCGAATGGTTGTCGGTAGAAAGGCAGGACATCGCAGAGCAAGTAGACCATCCATTGCCGAGGTTATTGCTGCACGACTTAAAGGAGGGTGAAGGCTGGGGCACAGTTTGTCTATCTGTCGAGGATATCGAGCAATTTAATGAGGAAATTAACAATAAAGGATTCAGCACGTCTGGTGTACTTTCTGCACAACGAAGAACCGCTACGGGTCAATTGCGAAAGTGGAAAATGCTATTTGTCGATCAACCCGTATCAAATGAATTGCCGTATCCATTTTTTATCGAGTGGGAGGATGCGGAGGATATTCGTTTTGCCAAGCTGCGTGAAGAGGGTGCGATTACGTCGGCTAATGAACAGCTGGAAATTACGGAGTGTGTCTTCAGTGTTGAGGATCCGCTGAGGGAGACGGCGGAGTGGGCGATTTTATTGTCACAAAAAGTGGGTGACGCCGATGATATTGCCTTGTCAAATGTCTTGTTGAAGTTTGTGGAACATGAAGGTGGGAAGGATAGATTGACGGATGTTGTCATTGGGCAGGCTAACTAG
- the hflX gene encoding GTPase HflX has protein sequence MEVLVERAVLVGVHEQKDEHFAYAMEELKNLAEAIAVEVVGEVTQNLERRHPSHYVGKGKIDEIRHFYEELDANLVIFNDELSPSQIRNMEQELQCKVIDRTMLILDIFARRARTSESRMQVELAQLQYMLPRLVGLRASLGRQGGGTSGGLQNKGAGETKLELDRRKIEDQIAKLRRDLDHVKDQRDTQRKQRKKSGTPVVSIVGYTNAGKSTLMNKLLMKMDAENAKQVYEEDMLFATLDTSVRNVKLIDNKQFILTDTVGFVSRLPTHLVKAFRSTLEEARDADLLLHVVDVSNTEHGYMMEVTNETLQAVGVENVETLKVYNKADLASIRYPEVNDDSVWLSAKEGQGLDELVELIKKKIFGQYSTCKLLIPFDRGDIVSYLNDKANVKSTEYEEDGTLMTVEMDSSEQKKFEEFIVSH, from the coding sequence ATGGAAGTGTTAGTGGAACGTGCGGTGCTTGTCGGTGTGCATGAACAAAAAGATGAGCATTTCGCCTATGCGATGGAGGAATTGAAAAATCTGGCGGAAGCGATTGCTGTTGAGGTGGTTGGTGAAGTGACGCAAAACTTAGAACGTCGCCATCCATCTCATTATGTTGGCAAAGGAAAAATTGATGAAATCCGTCATTTTTATGAAGAATTAGATGCCAATCTTGTGATTTTCAATGATGAACTGTCGCCATCACAAATTCGGAATATGGAGCAGGAGCTGCAGTGTAAGGTCATTGACCGGACGATGCTGATTTTGGATATTTTCGCACGACGCGCCAGAACGAGTGAGTCTCGGATGCAGGTTGAATTGGCGCAGTTACAGTACATGTTGCCACGCCTTGTTGGTTTGCGTGCTTCACTTGGGCGGCAAGGCGGTGGGACAAGCGGTGGACTCCAGAACAAAGGTGCTGGGGAAACGAAGCTTGAGCTGGACCGTCGGAAAATTGAAGACCAGATTGCCAAATTGCGCCGCGATTTAGATCATGTGAAGGATCAGCGTGATACACAGCGTAAGCAACGTAAAAAAAGTGGCACACCTGTCGTGTCGATTGTAGGCTATACGAATGCGGGCAAGTCGACGCTGATGAACAAACTGCTGATGAAGATGGATGCTGAAAATGCAAAGCAGGTATACGAAGAGGATATGTTGTTTGCCACATTGGATACGTCTGTCCGCAATGTAAAGTTGATTGATAATAAACAATTTATCTTAACAGATACGGTTGGATTTGTATCTAGGCTTCCGACTCATCTCGTTAAAGCATTCCGCTCGACGCTAGAAGAAGCGCGTGATGCGGACCTCCTTCTCCATGTTGTGGACGTGTCGAATACAGAGCATGGCTATATGATGGAAGTGACGAATGAGACTTTGCAGGCAGTCGGCGTGGAGAATGTTGAGACATTGAAAGTATATAATAAGGCGGATCTTGCGAGTATTCGCTATCCAGAAGTGAACGACGACAGCGTTTGGCTTTCGGCTAAGGAAGGACAAGGGTTAGATGAGCTTGTCGAATTAATAAAGAAAAAGATTTTTGGTCAGTATAGCACGTGCAAACTGCTCATTCCGTTTGACCGCGGTGATATTGTGTCTTATTTGAATGATAAAGCGAATGTGAAGAGTACGGAGTACGAGGAAGATGGCACGCTGATGACGGTGGAAATGGATAGTTCTGAGCAGAAGAAGTTTGAGGAGTTTATCGTCAGTCATTAA